One Hugenholtzia roseola DSM 9546 genomic window carries:
- a CDS encoding STAS domain-containing protein produces MTYLFNPIVNMNFTHETKDGILRVVLEGDLLGANREQELLEVVKESLDKKVSACLVDISKVGYMNSTGLSFLIRLLTRFRNVGGDLVLVKPSEQARKLLVITKLNNIFSVAQDEEDAIQLLKA; encoded by the coding sequence ATGACTTATTTGTTTAATCCTATTGTCAATATGAATTTTACACACGAAACCAAAGATGGAATTTTGCGTGTCGTCTTAGAAGGCGACCTCTTGGGCGCAAACCGCGAGCAAGAACTCTTAGAGGTAGTCAAGGAAAGTCTGGACAAAAAAGTCAGTGCTTGTTTGGTCGATATCTCGAAGGTAGGCTATATGAACAGTACAGGGCTTAGTTTTCTGATTCGCCTGCTAACGCGCTTTCGCAATGTGGGCGGCGATTTGGTCTTGGTCAAGCCTTCCGAACAGGCGCGTAAGTTGCTGGTTATCACCAAGTTGAATAACATTTTTTCAGTAGCCCAAGATGAAGAAGATGCCATACAACTTCTGAAAGCATAG